A stretch of Arthrobacter sp. NEB 688 DNA encodes these proteins:
- a CDS encoding ABC transporter ATP-binding protein yields MSDHAIVLESVSVTPSGADAPVLRDVDLVVEEGELALVVGRTGSGKSTLLGAMCARVPHFTGGTLRGRVLLHGRDTREHRPRDLADLVGVVGQDPLAGFVTDTVEEELAYGMEQLGLSATTMRKRVEETLDVLGIPELRGANLRELSGGQQQRVAIGSVLTAHPRVILLDEPTSALDPTGAEEVLATITRLVHDLAVTVVVAEHRVERVLHYADRVLHVGAGGVVRAGEPAEVMEWSDIASPVVELGRWAGWRPLPLSVRDARRAARGLRSELADAPAPLSPGPEHGAPLLRAAGVVVRHPGDVIAVAGVDLGLSAGAVTALMGRNGSGKSSLLWALQGSTRPTSGRVEVTGPSGTPVEPAELSPARRRAVVGLVPQTATDLLYLDTVGGECAQADRESAVPAGTCAGLLERLAPGIPADRHPRDLSEGQKLALVLAVQLTADPPVLLLDEPTRGLDPTAKAALTATLRDLAARGRAVVVATHDVEFVAEVADRVVVMAAGEVVADGPTAEVVVSSPAFAPQVAKVLRPGPWLTVDAVRAALPAGAR; encoded by the coding sequence GTGTCTGACCACGCGATCGTCCTCGAGTCCGTGTCCGTGACCCCGTCCGGCGCCGACGCCCCCGTCCTGCGCGACGTCGACCTCGTCGTCGAGGAGGGCGAGCTCGCGCTCGTCGTCGGGCGTACCGGGTCCGGCAAGTCGACCCTCCTCGGCGCGATGTGCGCGCGCGTCCCCCACTTCACCGGCGGCACGCTGCGCGGCCGTGTGCTCCTGCACGGCCGCGACACCCGCGAGCACCGCCCGCGCGACCTCGCCGACCTCGTGGGGGTCGTCGGCCAGGACCCCCTCGCCGGCTTCGTCACCGACACCGTCGAGGAGGAGCTCGCCTACGGGATGGAGCAGCTGGGGCTCTCGGCGACGACGATGCGCAAGCGCGTCGAGGAGACGCTCGACGTCCTCGGCATCCCCGAGCTGCGGGGCGCGAACCTGCGCGAGCTCTCGGGCGGCCAGCAGCAGCGCGTGGCCATCGGGTCGGTGCTCACGGCCCACCCGCGCGTCATCCTCCTCGACGAGCCGACCTCCGCCCTCGACCCCACCGGCGCCGAGGAGGTCCTCGCGACCATCACCCGGCTCGTGCACGACCTCGCGGTCACGGTCGTCGTCGCCGAGCACCGGGTCGAGCGGGTGCTGCACTACGCCGACCGCGTCCTGCACGTCGGCGCCGGCGGCGTCGTGCGCGCGGGCGAGCCGGCCGAGGTCATGGAGTGGAGCGACATCGCCTCCCCCGTCGTCGAGCTCGGCCGCTGGGCCGGATGGCGCCCGCTGCCGCTCTCGGTCCGCGACGCCCGGCGGGCCGCGCGCGGGCTGCGCTCGGAGCTGGCCGACGCGCCCGCGCCTCTCTCGCCCGGGCCGGAGCACGGCGCGCCGCTGCTGCGGGCCGCGGGCGTCGTCGTGCGTCATCCGGGCGACGTCATCGCCGTCGCGGGTGTCGACCTCGGGCTGTCGGCCGGGGCGGTCACCGCGCTCATGGGCCGCAACGGCTCGGGCAAGTCGAGCCTCCTCTGGGCCCTGCAGGGCTCGACCCGGCCGACGTCCGGGCGGGTCGAGGTCACAGGGCCATCCGGCACGCCCGTCGAGCCCGCCGAGCTCTCGCCCGCCCGGCGCCGGGCCGTCGTCGGTCTCGTCCCGCAGACCGCGACCGACCTGCTTTACCTCGACACCGTCGGCGGCGAGTGCGCGCAGGCCGACCGCGAGAGCGCGGTCCCGGCCGGGACGTGCGCCGGGCTGCTCGAGCGGCTGGCCCCGGGCATCCCCGCCGACCGCCACCCGCGCGACCTCTCCGAGGGGCAGAAGCTCGCGCTCGTGCTCGCCGTGCAGCTGACCGCCGACCCGCCGGTCCTCCTGCTCGACGAACCCACCCGCGGCCTCGACCCCACCGCGAAGGCCGCGCTGACGGCCACCCTGCGCGACCTCGCCGCCCGCGGCCGGGCCGTCGTCGTCGCGACCCACGACGTCGAGTTCGTCGCCGAGGTCGCCGACCGGGTCGTCGTCATGGCCGCCGGCGAGGTCGTCGCCGACGGCCCGACCGCCGAGGTCGTCGTCTCCTCCCCCGCGTTCGCGCCCCAGGTCGCCAAGGTCCTGCGGCCCGGGCCGTGGCTGACCGTCGACGCCGTCCGCGCCGCCCTGCCGGCGGGTGCCCGGTGA
- a CDS encoding CbiQ family ECF transporter T component: MTRSLPRAVHPAAWWGWAVGLAVAVSAVTNPLLLLLALAVAALVVSARRGSSPWARAFRLYLWLGMAIIVVRVVLHVLVGLKYGTVRVLPLPEATLPSWAAGIQVGGDVYLEGLLGAATLGLRLAVIIACIGAANALANPKRLLRSLPTALHEVGAAVVVSVSVAPQLAESVQRVRRARDLRGETRKGIRAVPAIALPVLEDTLERSLLLAAAMDSRGYGRSGAAAPRERLVTGGVTLLGLLLSAVGLYGVLDASTPALMGTPALVVGLALALAGLWLGGRHVRTTTYRPDPWGGPEWLTVACGVVPAAVLTVVGRTTPDALAMPLEPLGVPALPLLAVVGLLVAALPAFLTPEPPRPPSRVPVRGAREMAGV; this comes from the coding sequence GTGACCCGATCGCTCCCCCGCGCCGTCCACCCGGCGGCCTGGTGGGGATGGGCGGTCGGGCTCGCCGTGGCGGTCAGCGCGGTGACCAACCCGCTGCTGCTCCTGCTGGCCCTCGCCGTCGCGGCGCTCGTCGTGTCGGCGCGCCGCGGGTCCTCGCCGTGGGCGCGGGCCTTCCGGCTCTATCTCTGGCTGGGGATGGCGATCATCGTCGTCCGGGTCGTGCTCCACGTCCTCGTCGGCCTCAAGTACGGCACCGTCCGCGTCCTGCCGCTGCCGGAGGCGACGCTGCCGTCGTGGGCGGCGGGCATCCAGGTGGGTGGTGACGTCTACCTCGAGGGGCTGCTCGGCGCCGCGACGCTCGGGCTCCGGCTCGCCGTCATCATCGCGTGCATCGGCGCGGCGAACGCGCTCGCCAACCCCAAGCGGCTGCTGCGCAGCCTGCCCACCGCGCTCCACGAGGTCGGGGCCGCCGTCGTCGTGTCGGTCTCCGTCGCACCGCAGCTCGCCGAGTCGGTGCAGCGCGTGCGACGGGCCCGCGACCTGCGGGGCGAGACGCGCAAGGGCATCCGCGCCGTCCCCGCCATCGCCCTGCCGGTGCTCGAGGACACCCTCGAGCGCTCGCTGCTGCTCGCCGCCGCGATGGACTCGCGCGGCTACGGCCGCAGCGGGGCGGCAGCGCCCCGCGAGCGGCTGGTGACCGGCGGCGTCACGCTGCTCGGGCTGCTGCTCAGCGCCGTCGGCCTCTACGGCGTCCTCGACGCGTCCACGCCCGCGCTCATGGGCACGCCGGCGCTCGTCGTCGGTCTGGCGCTCGCGCTGGCCGGCCTCTGGCTCGGCGGGCGGCACGTGCGCACCACGACCTACCGGCCCGACCCCTGGGGCGGCCCGGAGTGGCTGACCGTCGCCTGCGGCGTCGTGCCCGCCGCCGTGCTCACGGTCGTCGGCCGCACCACCCCCGACGCCCTGGCGATGCCCCTGGAGCCGCTCGGCGTCCCGGCCCTGCCGCTGCTCGCCGTCGTCGGCCTGCTCGTCGCGGCCCTGCCCGCGTTCCTCACCCCCGAGCCGCCGCGACCGCCGTCGCGCGTGCCCGTGCGCGGCGCCCGGGAGATGGCCGGTGTCTGA
- a CDS encoding prenyltransferase/squalene oxidase repeat-containing protein gives MSPTTLRPGARALGALLLSAALVGAPVAAHADDASPSPSTSATPTGSPSATATPDASPAPSPSETVAPSPSATATAEPGPSATTPPASPTPSASPTDEAATGVVPGGDARRYGVAAAQGPATSTDPVLVGANYLEEQLRAGGHVLSVEFDGVNYPDYGVTADAVLALDAAGTGQDEAALATQTLAEHFVDYTGFGDPTEVGAGSVAKLLNVAVAQQVDPTAFGGVDLVATLQGLEQDNGRFTDITKYTQSANTFGQSFALIGLSRAGEPVTAQSVQYLLDQQCANGAFKLYESDEGCTDVADADPDATSMAVQALLAVGGHASAANAGLDYLASRQDASGAVGGGGPTSGVNANSTGLAGQAFLAGGRTAQARAAVGYLTDLQYGCGFPAALRGGVAYDQAAYDAQEEAGSEAVPGDQDRRSTAQALLALSGTPLGTVTATGADAEAPAYACAPASPTATPTGSASPTATSGGGSTSTPTTTAGSGSGSTSTDAPVAAGPTGSLAQTGSEPLLPVLVGLVLLVLGGVAVALSRGRRGAHA, from the coding sequence ATGTCCCCCACCACGCTCCGTCCCGGCGCCCGCGCGCTCGGGGCCCTGCTGCTCTCCGCGGCACTCGTCGGCGCCCCCGTCGCGGCCCACGCCGACGACGCGTCGCCCTCCCCCTCCACCAGCGCGACCCCGACCGGCTCGCCGTCGGCGACCGCCACGCCGGACGCCTCCCCGGCACCGAGCCCCTCGGAGACCGTCGCGCCGAGCCCCTCGGCCACCGCGACCGCCGAGCCGGGCCCGTCGGCCACGACGCCGCCGGCCTCCCCGACGCCCTCGGCCTCCCCCACGGACGAGGCCGCGACCGGTGTCGTCCCCGGCGGCGACGCCCGCCGCTACGGCGTCGCGGCCGCCCAGGGCCCCGCGACCTCGACCGACCCCGTGCTCGTGGGCGCCAACTACCTCGAGGAGCAGCTGCGCGCCGGGGGCCACGTGCTCTCCGTCGAGTTCGACGGTGTCAACTACCCCGACTACGGCGTGACGGCCGACGCCGTCCTCGCGCTCGACGCCGCCGGGACCGGCCAGGACGAGGCCGCGCTCGCGACCCAGACCCTCGCCGAGCACTTCGTCGACTACACCGGCTTCGGCGACCCCACCGAGGTCGGTGCGGGGTCCGTGGCCAAGCTCCTCAACGTCGCCGTGGCCCAGCAGGTGGACCCCACGGCCTTCGGCGGGGTGGACCTCGTGGCGACGCTCCAGGGCCTGGAGCAGGACAACGGACGCTTCACCGACATCACGAAGTACACGCAGTCCGCGAACACCTTCGGCCAGTCCTTCGCGCTCATCGGTCTCTCCCGGGCCGGGGAGCCGGTCACCGCCCAGTCCGTGCAGTACCTGCTCGACCAGCAGTGCGCCAACGGCGCGTTCAAGCTGTACGAGAGCGACGAGGGCTGCACCGACGTCGCGGACGCCGACCCGGACGCGACCTCGATGGCCGTGCAGGCCCTGCTCGCCGTCGGTGGCCACGCGTCCGCCGCGAACGCCGGTCTCGACTACCTCGCCTCGCGCCAGGACGCGAGCGGCGCCGTGGGTGGCGGCGGACCCACCTCCGGGGTCAACGCCAACAGCACCGGCCTCGCCGGGCAGGCCTTCCTCGCCGGTGGGCGCACCGCCCAGGCCCGCGCCGCCGTCGGCTACCTCACCGACCTCCAGTACGGCTGCGGCTTCCCCGCCGCCCTCCGCGGTGGCGTGGCCTACGACCAGGCGGCCTACGACGCCCAGGAGGAGGCGGGCTCCGAGGCCGTCCCGGGCGACCAGGACCGTCGGTCCACCGCCCAGGCGCTCCTCGCCCTGTCCGGCACCCCGCTCGGGACGGTGACCGCCACGGGCGCCGACGCCGAGGCCCCGGCCTACGCCTGCGCCCCGGCCTCGCCGACCGCGACCCCGACGGGCTCGGCCTCGCCGACCGCCACCTCGGGCGGCGGCTCGACGAGCACCCCGACCACGACGGCCGGCTCGGGCTCCGGCTCGACCTCGACGGACGCCCCGGTCGCGGCGGGGCCGACCGGGTCGCTGGCCCAGACCGGTTCCGAGCCCCTCCTGCCGGTGCTCGTCGGGCTCGTCCTGCTCGTCCTCGGCGGCGTCGCCGTCGCCCTCTCCCGCGGCCGTCGGGGGGCGCACGCCTGA
- a CDS encoding NUDIX hydrolase family protein translates to MNPLELDRDPAWLSREELDSARQKLPILYVDAVPVRVDDRGEVTALGVLLRLDDEGRVCRELVSGRVLHHERIRDALLRHIEKDLGPVALPRIPVAPQPFTVAEYFPTPGVTPFHDPRQHAVSLAFVVPVAGDCAPQNDALDLTWLTPAQALDPGVQAEMDRGHGVLLRQALAHLGHSV, encoded by the coding sequence ATGAACCCCCTCGAGCTCGACCGCGACCCCGCCTGGCTGAGCCGCGAGGAGCTCGACTCGGCCCGGCAGAAGCTGCCGATCCTCTACGTCGACGCCGTCCCCGTCCGGGTCGACGACCGCGGCGAGGTCACCGCGCTCGGCGTGCTCCTGCGCCTGGACGACGAGGGCCGCGTGTGCCGCGAGCTCGTCTCCGGCCGCGTGCTGCACCACGAGCGCATCCGCGACGCGCTGCTGCGGCACATCGAGAAGGACCTCGGGCCGGTGGCGCTGCCTCGCATCCCCGTGGCGCCCCAACCGTTCACCGTGGCGGAGTACTTCCCGACGCCCGGGGTCACGCCGTTCCACGACCCGCGCCAGCACGCGGTCTCGCTCGCGTTCGTCGTCCCGGTCGCCGGCGACTGCGCCCCGCAGAACGACGCGCTCGACCTCACCTGGCTGACGCCCGCGCAGGCGCTCGACCCGGGCGTCCAGGCCGAGATGGACCGCGGCCACGGCGTCCTGCTGCGCCAGGCGCTCGCGCACCTCGGCCACTCCGTCTGA
- the ileS gene encoding isoleucine--tRNA ligase codes for MTYPQVSTTGDHIGAAFGVPASPRLPEVEEAVLAHWAADDTFRASVEQRDPGERGENEFVFYDGPPFANGLPHYGHLLTGYVKDVVPRYQTMKGRRVERRFGWDTHGLPAELEAMRLNGIKTTDEILELGIEQFNAACRESVMKYTGEWRDYVTRQARWVDFDHDYRTMNADYMESVIWAFKSLYDKGYVYEGFRVLPYCWNDETPLSNHELRMDDEVYQNRQDPSVTVGYLLDDTGTDPVLDGAHLLVWTTTPWTLPSNLAAMVGSDIEYVVVEAPVPGTDRTARYVLAEARLQAYARELASAEGEFTVVGRYRGADLVGRTYTPPFSYYAGHANAFRIVAADDAVTTTDGTGVVHTAGAFGEVDKEVTDREGIEAVMPVGKDGRFTAPVADYEGVQVFDANALVIDHLKAATRGEGPTGAVSPGTVLLRRESYDHSYPHCWRCREPLIYKGVESWFVEVTAVKERMVELNQQITWTPEHVKDGQFGKWLENARDWSITRNRFWGSPVPVWKSDDPAYPRIDVYGSFEELERDFGDLPRDRDGNPDLHRPFVDELTRPNPDDPTGRSTMRRVEDVLDVWFDSGSMSYAQVHYPFENADWFAGTETQDAHFPADFIVEYIGQTRGWFYTLHVLATALFDRPAFRSCISHGIVLGNDGQKMSKSLRNYPDVREVFDRDGADAMRWFLMSSPILRGGNLVVTEEGIREGVRQVILPLWNVWYFFSLYANAANGGAGYEARWSTESTDPLDRYLLAKLHDLVVTVEAQMDASDVPGASESVRQFVDVLTNWYIRRSRERFWDTGSGDSAAAEQAFDTLYTALEVLTRVAAPLLPLVTEEIWRGLTGGRSVHLADWPVAADLPSDDALVAAMDQVRAVCSTGSSLRKAEGLRVRLPLRDLTVVTADPQGVAPFTAIVRDELNVKGVTVLDVAEAHESDFGISQRLSVNARAAGPRLGRDVQVAIKGSKSGDWSVADDGTVTSGGLALVEGEYTLETVVEGGAGGSLATAMLPGGGFVVLDTEVTPELAREGIARDLVRAVQQARKDAGLEVADRILLEVSGDPEVDAAVEAHGALVAGETLAERVDALDAPDGERVVVVTVGDGHKAHVRVTRR; via the coding sequence ATGACCTACCCCCAGGTGTCCACGACCGGCGACCACATCGGTGCGGCCTTCGGCGTGCCCGCGAGTCCGCGCCTGCCCGAGGTCGAGGAGGCGGTCCTCGCGCACTGGGCGGCCGACGACACCTTCCGCGCCTCGGTCGAGCAGCGCGACCCGGGGGAGCGCGGCGAGAACGAGTTCGTCTTCTACGACGGCCCGCCCTTCGCCAACGGCCTCCCGCACTACGGCCACCTCCTGACCGGCTACGTCAAGGACGTCGTCCCGCGCTACCAGACGATGAAGGGCCGCCGCGTCGAGCGCCGCTTCGGCTGGGACACCCACGGCCTCCCGGCCGAGCTCGAGGCGATGCGCCTCAACGGCATCAAGACGACCGACGAGATCCTCGAGCTCGGCATCGAGCAGTTCAACGCGGCCTGCCGCGAGTCGGTCATGAAGTACACCGGCGAGTGGCGCGACTACGTGACCCGCCAGGCGCGCTGGGTCGACTTCGACCACGACTACCGGACGATGAACGCCGACTACATGGAGTCGGTCATCTGGGCGTTCAAGTCGCTCTACGACAAGGGCTACGTCTACGAGGGCTTCCGCGTCCTGCCCTACTGCTGGAACGACGAGACGCCGCTGTCCAACCACGAGCTGCGGATGGACGACGAGGTCTACCAGAACCGCCAGGACCCGTCGGTCACGGTCGGCTACCTCCTCGACGACACCGGCACCGACCCCGTCCTCGACGGCGCGCACCTGCTGGTCTGGACGACGACGCCCTGGACGCTGCCGAGCAACCTCGCGGCGATGGTCGGCTCGGACATCGAGTACGTCGTCGTCGAGGCGCCCGTCCCGGGCACCGACCGCACGGCCCGGTACGTCCTCGCCGAGGCGCGCCTGCAGGCGTACGCACGTGAGCTGGCCTCCGCCGAGGGCGAGTTCACCGTCGTCGGTCGCTACCGCGGCGCCGACCTCGTCGGACGCACCTACACCCCGCCGTTCTCGTACTACGCCGGCCACGCCAACGCCTTCCGCATCGTCGCCGCCGACGACGCCGTGACGACCACCGACGGCACGGGGGTCGTCCACACCGCCGGCGCCTTCGGCGAGGTCGACAAGGAGGTGACCGACCGCGAGGGCATCGAGGCGGTCATGCCGGTCGGCAAGGACGGCCGCTTCACCGCGCCGGTCGCCGACTACGAGGGCGTCCAGGTCTTCGACGCCAACGCGCTCGTCATCGACCACCTCAAGGCGGCCACCCGCGGCGAGGGCCCGACCGGGGCGGTCTCGCCCGGCACGGTGCTGCTGCGCCGCGAGTCCTACGACCACAGCTACCCGCACTGCTGGCGCTGCCGCGAGCCCCTCATCTACAAGGGCGTCGAGTCGTGGTTCGTCGAGGTCACCGCCGTCAAGGAGCGGATGGTCGAGCTCAACCAGCAGATCACCTGGACGCCCGAGCACGTCAAGGACGGCCAGTTCGGCAAGTGGCTCGAGAACGCGCGCGACTGGTCCATCACGCGGAACCGGTTCTGGGGCAGCCCGGTCCCGGTCTGGAAGTCGGACGACCCCGCGTACCCGCGGATCGACGTGTACGGCTCGTTCGAGGAGCTCGAGCGCGACTTCGGCGACCTGCCGCGCGACCGTGACGGCAACCCCGACCTGCACCGCCCGTTCGTCGACGAGCTGACCCGCCCGAACCCCGACGACCCGACCGGCCGCTCGACGATGCGCCGCGTCGAGGACGTCCTCGACGTGTGGTTCGACTCCGGGTCGATGTCGTACGCGCAGGTCCACTACCCCTTCGAGAACGCGGACTGGTTCGCGGGCACCGAGACCCAGGACGCGCACTTCCCGGCGGACTTCATCGTCGAGTACATCGGGCAGACGCGCGGCTGGTTCTACACGCTGCACGTCCTCGCGACGGCGCTGTTCGACCGGCCGGCGTTCCGGTCGTGCATCAGCCACGGCATCGTTCTCGGCAACGACGGCCAGAAGATGAGCAAGTCGCTGCGCAACTACCCGGACGTCCGCGAGGTCTTCGACCGCGACGGCGCCGACGCGATGCGCTGGTTCCTCATGTCGAGCCCGATCCTGCGCGGGGGCAACCTCGTCGTCACCGAGGAGGGCATCCGCGAGGGCGTCCGGCAGGTCATCCTCCCGCTGTGGAACGTCTGGTACTTCTTCTCGCTCTACGCGAACGCGGCGAACGGCGGCGCGGGGTACGAGGCGCGCTGGTCCACGGAGTCCACCGACCCCCTCGACCGCTACCTCCTCGCCAAGCTGCACGACCTCGTCGTCACCGTCGAGGCGCAGATGGACGCCTCCGACGTCCCCGGCGCCAGCGAGTCGGTGCGCCAGTTCGTCGACGTCCTGACCAACTGGTACATCCGTCGCTCGCGGGAGCGGTTCTGGGACACCGGGTCCGGTGACTCCGCCGCGGCCGAACAGGCGTTCGACACGCTCTACACGGCGCTCGAGGTGCTGACCCGCGTGGCCGCGCCGCTGCTGCCGCTCGTCACCGAGGAGATCTGGCGCGGCCTGACCGGCGGCCGGTCGGTGCACCTCGCCGACTGGCCGGTCGCGGCCGACCTGCCCTCCGACGACGCGCTCGTCGCGGCGATGGACCAGGTGCGCGCGGTCTGCTCGACGGGCTCCTCGCTGCGCAAGGCCGAGGGGCTGCGCGTGCGCCTGCCGCTGCGCGACCTGACCGTCGTCACCGCCGACCCGCAGGGCGTCGCCCCGTTCACGGCGATCGTCCGTGACGAGCTGAACGTCAAGGGTGTGACGGTGCTCGACGTCGCCGAGGCGCACGAGTCCGACTTCGGCATCTCGCAGCGCCTGAGCGTCAACGCCCGCGCGGCCGGTCCGCGCCTGGGCCGCGACGTCCAGGTGGCCATCAAGGGGTCGAAGTCCGGCGACTGGTCGGTGGCCGACGACGGCACCGTCACCTCCGGCGGGCTCGCGCTCGTCGAGGGCGAGTACACGCTCGAGACCGTCGTCGAGGGTGGCGCCGGTGGCTCGCTGGCGACGGCGATGCTGCCCGGCGGCGGCTTCGTCGTCCTCGACACCGAGGTCACGCCCGAGCTGGCCCGCGAGGG
- a CDS encoding ECF transporter S component, producing MSAAGPRTGRAIRMRPRSTVAVALVSVAGLIAFGWPLLVDPSSGLAHSADAPLVFALVLPLLLAVVLAEIAEGGMDVKAVAMLGVLSAVGAALRPLGAGTAGLETVFFLLVLGGRVFGAGFGFVQGAVTLFASALITGGVGPWLPFQMLGAAWVGMGAGLLPRARGKAEIVLLAAYGALAGLAYGFLLNLSFWPFSTGTGGGLSFVPGAPLLENLHRFVVFSLATSLGWDLGRALTNVVLVSVTARPVLGALRRAARRAAFEAPVAFEEAAGADTPASPRSRTTDQLAQSPP from the coding sequence GTGAGCGCCGCCGGGCCGCGTACCGGCCGCGCCATCCGGATGCGCCCGCGCTCGACCGTCGCGGTCGCGCTCGTCAGCGTCGCCGGGCTCATCGCCTTCGGCTGGCCGCTGCTCGTCGACCCCTCCTCCGGCCTCGCCCACTCGGCCGACGCGCCCCTCGTCTTCGCGCTCGTCCTGCCGCTGCTGCTCGCCGTCGTCCTCGCCGAGATCGCCGAGGGCGGGATGGACGTCAAGGCGGTGGCGATGCTCGGGGTGCTCTCGGCGGTCGGCGCCGCCCTGCGCCCGCTCGGTGCCGGCACCGCGGGCCTCGAGACGGTGTTCTTCCTCCTCGTGCTCGGCGGGCGGGTGTTCGGCGCCGGGTTCGGCTTCGTCCAGGGCGCCGTCACCCTCTTCGCGTCCGCGCTCATCACCGGCGGCGTCGGGCCCTGGCTGCCCTTCCAGATGCTCGGGGCCGCGTGGGTCGGGATGGGCGCCGGGCTGCTGCCGCGGGCCCGGGGCAAGGCGGAGATCGTGCTGCTCGCGGCCTACGGCGCGCTCGCCGGGCTGGCCTACGGCTTCCTGCTCAACCTCTCGTTCTGGCCGTTCTCGACCGGCACGGGCGGCGGCCTGTCGTTCGTCCCCGGGGCGCCCCTGCTCGAGAACCTGCACCGGTTCGTCGTCTTCAGCCTCGCGACGAGCCTCGGGTGGGACCTCGGGCGCGCCCTGACCAACGTCGTCCTCGTGTCGGTGACCGCCCGGCCGGTCCTCGGGGCCCTGCGCCGCGCCGCCCGGCGGGCCGCCTTCGAGGCCCCCGTCGCGTTCGAGGAGGCCGCGGGTGCGGACACCCCGGCGAGCCCCCGGTCGCGGACGACCGACCAGTTGGCACAATCGCCTCCATGA
- a CDS encoding exonuclease domain-containing protein, giving the protein MLDVETTGLDPHQHRIVEIAVVTTDVRGRVQDEWSTRINPQGPVGASHIHGISQDDVRDAPTFPDVIGELNQRLAGVAVAAHHAQFDLAFLRGEYVRAGWALPILPALCTLTASQHYLPHLDRRRLADCCWAVGHQVVGAHSALGDARATASLLAAFMHPGSATAPLPQHLDLPRQGRAVSWPTGPSGQTATDRRGPVVPARVRATWAARAATNEPAALVDRFSLGDALDEGAPEGALAYLEKLAEVLEDGELSTQESEDLGAVATTQDLTEEQVGAAHRAFVAALAHEALTDGKVTRAERAELHAVAAMLRVEAGVVATVLDAAERARVERLSTGLRELPPDWEHGTPLRVGDKVVFTGCDDHERDRLEDRSEKVGVRVISSVSARTAMLVSDGSVDGIKAAKARQLGTRTVDPALYSVLLEHLQPAVPRVQAPAVSIRSSPRAEAPSDRSTQMEPVPASGPRVEPAVVRAWARVHGFDVGVRGRLSTELLVAYAAAQESASSAASPDAVGDRQL; this is encoded by the coding sequence GTGCTCGACGTCGAGACCACCGGGCTGGATCCGCATCAGCACCGGATCGTCGAGATCGCCGTCGTGACCACGGACGTCCGCGGCCGCGTCCAAGACGAATGGTCGACGCGGATCAATCCGCAGGGTCCTGTTGGGGCCAGCCACATCCATGGCATCAGCCAGGACGACGTCCGGGATGCGCCGACGTTCCCTGACGTCATCGGCGAGCTCAACCAGCGTCTTGCCGGGGTGGCGGTCGCCGCGCATCACGCACAGTTCGACCTGGCCTTCCTCCGAGGCGAGTACGTCCGCGCGGGGTGGGCCCTGCCGATCCTGCCCGCGCTGTGCACCCTGACGGCGTCCCAGCACTACCTGCCGCACCTGGACCGTCGGCGCCTGGCCGACTGTTGCTGGGCGGTGGGGCACCAGGTCGTCGGGGCTCACTCGGCCCTCGGAGACGCCCGAGCCACGGCGTCGCTGCTCGCCGCCTTCATGCACCCCGGGTCCGCGACCGCGCCGTTGCCGCAGCACCTCGACCTCCCCCGCCAGGGACGGGCCGTCTCGTGGCCGACCGGTCCGTCCGGACAGACCGCGACGGATCGGCGCGGTCCGGTCGTGCCTGCGCGGGTGCGAGCGACGTGGGCGGCACGGGCTGCCACGAACGAGCCGGCCGCCCTGGTCGACAGGTTCTCCCTCGGAGACGCTCTCGACGAGGGTGCGCCCGAGGGCGCGCTGGCCTACCTGGAGAAGCTTGCGGAGGTGCTCGAGGACGGAGAGCTGAGCACACAGGAGAGTGAGGACCTCGGGGCCGTCGCCACCACCCAGGACCTGACGGAGGAGCAGGTCGGCGCCGCACACCGCGCGTTCGTCGCGGCGCTGGCGCACGAGGCGCTCACAGACGGGAAGGTCACTCGCGCCGAGCGGGCTGAGCTGCACGCCGTGGCCGCGATGCTGCGTGTCGAGGCGGGTGTCGTCGCCACAGTCCTCGACGCAGCCGAGCGAGCACGGGTCGAACGACTTTCGACCGGTTTGAGGGAGCTACCTCCCGACTGGGAGCACGGGACGCCGCTGCGAGTCGGCGACAAGGTCGTGTTCACCGGATGCGACGACCACGAGCGCGATCGCCTCGAGGATCGATCCGAGAAGGTGGGGGTGCGCGTCATCAGCTCTGTCTCTGCACGCACCGCGATGCTCGTCAGCGACGGCTCCGTCGACGGGATCAAGGCGGCAAAGGCTCGCCAGCTCGGCACCCGGACAGTGGACCCTGCGCTCTACTCCGTCCTGTTGGAGCACCTCCAGCCCGCCGTACCCCGCGTGCAGGCTCCGGCGGTCTCAATCCGCTCGTCGCCACGAGCGGAAGCACCCTCCGACCGGTCTACCCAGATGGAGCCGGTCCCGGCGAGCGGGCCACGCGTCGAGCCCGCCGTCGTTCGTGCGTGGGCGCGAGTGCACGGGTTCGATGTGGGGGTGCGGGGCAGGTTGTCCACAGAGCTCCTCGTCGCGTATGCAGCGGCTCAGGAGTCTGCCTCGTCTGCTGCGTCGCCGGACGCTGTCGGGGACCGGCAGCTCTAG